A stretch of the Metopolophium dirhodum isolate CAU chromosome 8, ASM1992520v1, whole genome shotgun sequence genome encodes the following:
- the LOC132951147 gene encoding isocitrate dehydrogenase [NAD] subunit gamma, mitochondrial-like, protein MLHIFSKTCNLLKKTGFQTVRQLSSVNFDIQQKHPQAQRPVGLPRARYGGRNAVTMLPGEGIGPELMGYVKEVFLEGGVPVDFETVQIDPKSDNNDDLEYAIMSIRRNGVCIKGNIETQSLDSAIISRNVTIRNELDLFVNAINVQSYNNICSRHKNVDVIVVRQNTEGEYAMLEHEGVKGVVESMKVITKTNSVRLARYTFELAKNNGRSKVTAIRKANIMKLSDGLFLETCKNMSLNYPDIKFDHMIIDNCCMQLVSNPHQFDVMVMPNLYGAIVSNVICGLVGGAGLISGKNYGDHYAVFEPGTRNTGSSIAGTNTANPIAMLNASADMLEHLGHKVHCDKIRTAICKTLNEDMIHTADINGTAKSSDVVQNIIKYVKSIGGRI, encoded by the exons ATgctacatattttttcaaagacttgcaacttgcttaaaaaaacaGGTTTTCAAACCGTTCGCCAGCTGTCGTCGGTCAATTTCGATATCCAACAGAAGCATCCTCAGGCTCAAAGACCAGTCGGATTGCCCAGAGCCAG atatGGAGGAAGAAATGCAGTCACTATGTTGCCGGGTGAAGGCATTGGACCTGAGCTGATGGGTTATGTAAAAGAAGTATTTTTAGAAGGTGGCGTACCAGTCGATTTCGAGACAGTTCAGATCGATCCAAAAAGTGATAATAATGATGATCTGGAATACGCCATTATGTCTATTCGTAGAAACGGTGTATGCATTAAAGGCAACATTGAAACACAAAGTCTCGATTCTGCTATCATTTCACGTAATGTTACCATACGTAACGAACTCGATTTATTTGTGAACGCCATAAATGTGCAGTCATACAATAACATATGTAGTCGCCACAAGAATGTAGATGTCATAGTTGTACGTCAAAATACTGAAGGTGAATATGCAATGTTAGAACACGAAGGTGTCAAAGGTGTGGTCGAATCCATGAAAGTTATCACTAAAACAAATTCTGTAAGGTTGGCTCGTTACACATTTGAATTGGCCAAAAACAATGGTCGCAGTAAAGTCACAGCCATCCGCAAAGCCAACATAATGAAATTATCAGATGGATTATTTTTGGAAACTTGCAAAAATATGTCATTAAATTACCCAGATATCAAATTTGATCACATGATTATTGACAACTGTTGCATGCAGTTGGTGTCTAATCCTCATCAGTTTGATGTGATGGTTATGCCTAACTTGTATGGTGCAATTGTGTCAAATGTGATATGCGGCCTAGTAGGTGGAGCTGGCCTAATATCGGGAAAAAACTATGGTGATCATTATGCAGTTTTTGAGCCAGGTACCAGAAACACTGGTTCATCTATTGCAGGTACCAACACTGCAAATCCAATAGCGATGTTAAATGCGTCTGCCGATATGTTAGAACACTTGGGTCACAAAGTGCATTGCGATAAGATCAGAACAGCTATATGTAAGACCCTCAATGAAGACATGATTCACACAGCTGATATAAATGGTACCGCCAAAAGTTCCGATGTCgtacaaaatatcattaaatatgtaaaaagtaTTGGGGGTAGAAtctaa
- the LOC132949883 gene encoding zinc finger protein 420-like, translating into MKNKFDLDLNVLCRLCLHKRPELRSIFDCDFSYRIESCVGIVVQQCDLGPAYICVDCLSNLENWEEFKQKCISSNECIQNCIKKFEEEKLNLTVDNSVKLEDQLEIEIEQEDNHDSTFNNEFNNQDSDNDSSKSKSPISLTTREVYLRAVKKEVKAFEVANAKISNKKKRHECGMCSKHFTEKETLYNHLIDFHKLEENNTPHYCLICNKGYCSYKIYQNHWTTEQDIHGAIQIQDKVKDCTIGCGLCTCKFSRSTSLYRHLRNHALKKDLMPHLCSFCQVGFLDTYSLYLHASTKHDAASVTVNEPLKECSDVTTSLNQGEELCGKMTIANDNKFEITTKRKIKKLNTLEDKRAKYREHYRRFQSKTYSCEFCDVAYTRFCDLFNHDRTAHDDMPKEFSCPTCGKLFLTDSRLQIHRNAFHAEKAFSCDMCNVRCKSKHTLRTHMRKHSGVFTCTHCGLTTASNAALISHVRIHTGEKPFVCDLCGNSYTSKLGLTSHKRTHQQEALFKCNVCGYTGSSHSSIYIHRQTHNSDKPFVCDVCGKTFKIKVRLVDHQKIHFASKDYVCEVCNKAFLARYQLVQHSRTHSGEKPFQCHLCTKAFARRDGLSEHIRTHTGEKRYTCTECFRTFSFYKSMKNHKCSVATGSGDDDDSDVDDDICTERVQTTTDPMLSTTLQKTTEPNASTLDQSGADNSGSGVPAFPVSCNLSNGWTPN; encoded by the exons atgaaaaacaaatttgaccTGGACTTAAATGTACTCTGTAGGCTTTGCCTGCACAAAAGGCCCGAACTGCGTTCGATTTTCGATTGCGATTTTTCTTACCGCATCGAGTCGTGTGTGGGAATAGta GTACAGCAGTGTGATCTGGGCCCAGCTTACATTTGCGTTGACTGTCTAAGTAATTTAGAAAATTGGGaagaatttaaacaaaaatgtatctcTTCTAATGAATGTATTCAAAACTGCATCAAGAAGTTTgaagaagaaaaattaaatttgactgtAGATAATTCTGTTAAGCTTGAAGATCAACTAGAAATAGAAATAGAACAGGAAGATAATCACGACAGTACGTTCAACAACGAATTTAACAATCAAGACTCTGATAATGATTCGTCAAAATCTAAGTCGCccatttcactaaca aCAAGAGAAGTCTACTTAAGAGCTGTTAAAAAAGAAGTGAAGGCCTTTGAAGTGGCAAAtgctaaaatatctaataagaaAAAACGTCACGAGTGTGGAATGTGTTCTAAACATTTCACTGAAAAAGAAACACTGTACAACCATTTAATAGATTTCCATAAATTAGAAGAGAATAACACCCCACATTACTGTCTAATATGCAATAAAGGATAttgtagttataaaatatatcaaaatcatTGGACTACTGAACAAGATATTCATGGAGCCATTCAAATTCAG GATAAAGTCAAAGACTGTACAATTGGTTGTGGACTATGTACTTGTAAATTTAGCAGGTCGACCAGTCTCTATCGTCATCTCAGAAATCATGCATTGAAGAAGGATCTTATGCCTCATTTGTGCTCATTTTGTCAGGTGGGATTTCTTGACACATACAGCCTTTACTTGCATGCATCAACCAAACATGATGCTGCATCAGTCACTGTAAATGAACcactaaaa GAATGTTCCGACGTAACAACTAGTCTTAATCAAGGGGAAGAATTATGTGGCAAGATGACTATAGCCAATGACAATAAATTTGAGATTACTACCAAGCGTAAAATCAAAAAGCTCAACACACTGGAGGACAAGCGAGCAAAGTATCGAGAACACTACAGGCGGTTCCAGTCGAAGACATACTCTTGCGAATTCTGCGATGTCGCCTATACCCGGTTTTGTGACCTGTTCAACCACGATCGTACCGCCCACGACGACATGCCCAAGGAGTTCAGCTGCCCCACGTGTGGCAAACTGTTCCTGACAGACAGCCGGCTGCAGATACACCGGAACGCGTTCCATGCCGAGAAGGCGTTCAGCTGCGACATGTGCAACGTTCGGTGCAAGTCCAAGCATACGTTGCGCACACATATGCGTAAGCACAGTGGCGTGTTCACGTGCACACACTGTGGCTTGACAACGGCCAGCAACGCGGCGCTCATATCTCATGTGCGCATACACACCGGCGAGAAGCCGTTCGTGTGTGACCTGTGCGGCAACTCATACACGTCCAAGTTAGGGCTCACGTCGCACAAGCGCACCCACCAGCAGGAGGCGCTGTTCAAGTGCAACGTATGTGGGTACACGGGCTCCAGCCATAGTTCCATATACATACACAGGCAGACGCACAACTCAGACAAGCCGTTTGTGTGCGATGTATGCGGCAAGACGTTCAAGATCAAGGTGCGGCTGGTCGACCACCAAAAGATACACTTCGCGTCCAAGGACTATGTGTGCGAGGTGTGTAACAAGGCGTTCCTGGCCCGGTACCAGCTGGTTCAGCACTCCCGCACTCACTCTGGTGAGAAACCATTCCAGTGCCATTTGTGCACCAAGGCGTTTGCCCGGCGGGATGGGCTCTCTGAACACATCAGGACACACACAGGTGAGAAACGGTATACGTGCACGGAGTGCTTCCGCACATTTTCGTTCTACAAGAGCATGAAGAATCACAAGTGCTCGGTGGCTACTGGCAGTGGTGACGATGACGACAGCGATGTGGATGATGACATCTGTACTGAGAGGGTACAAACAACTACAGATCCAATGCTTTCCACCACATTGCAAAAGACTACTGAACCAAACGCGTCCACGTTGGACCAGTCTGGAGCCGACAACAGCGGCAGTGGTGTTCCAGCGTTTCCCGTTAGCTGCAATTTATCCAACGGCTGGACACCCAATTAG